In Sphingopyxis sp. CCNWLW2, a single window of DNA contains:
- a CDS encoding 2-hydroxyacid dehydrogenase codes for MPDSSRPKRPRVIVTRQLMPHVEGRMAELFDVSLSARDEAFTRDELKAAVADCDVFVPTVTDEIDADIINAAGDRLKLIANFGAGVDHIDLAAARAKGIMVSNTPGVFTEDTADMTMALILSVPRRLAEGEKLMRSGQWAGWAPSAMLGHRVGGKLLGIIGMGRIGLAVARRARAFGLSIHYHNRRRLPEAIEEELGASYHASVDTLLRISDVVTIHCPHTAETHEMVNAARIGAMKPTAYLINTARGEIVDEKALVAALQTGRIAGAGLDVYTHEPAVDPALLALQNVVLLPHLGSATIEGREASGEKVIANIRAWCDGHRPPDQVLEGWA; via the coding sequence ATGCCCGATTCATCCCGTCCGAAACGCCCACGCGTTATCGTCACCCGCCAGTTGATGCCGCATGTCGAAGGCCGCATGGCCGAATTGTTCGACGTGTCGCTGTCGGCGCGCGACGAGGCTTTTACGCGGGACGAATTGAAGGCCGCGGTTGCCGACTGCGACGTCTTCGTACCGACCGTTACCGACGAGATCGACGCCGATATCATCAACGCCGCAGGCGACCGGCTGAAACTGATCGCTAATTTCGGCGCCGGGGTCGACCATATCGATCTTGCCGCCGCGCGCGCCAAGGGCATCATGGTCTCGAACACGCCGGGCGTCTTTACCGAGGACACCGCCGACATGACGATGGCGCTGATCCTCAGCGTCCCGCGCCGGCTCGCCGAGGGCGAGAAACTGATGCGGTCGGGCCAATGGGCGGGCTGGGCGCCGAGCGCGATGCTCGGCCACCGCGTCGGCGGCAAATTGCTCGGCATCATCGGCATGGGCCGCATCGGCCTCGCGGTCGCGCGCCGCGCGCGCGCGTTCGGTCTGTCAATCCATTATCACAACCGCCGCCGCCTGCCCGAAGCGATCGAGGAGGAATTGGGCGCGAGCTATCACGCCAGCGTCGATACGTTGCTGCGGATCAGCGACGTCGTGACAATCCACTGCCCGCACACCGCCGAAACGCACGAGATGGTCAACGCCGCGCGGATCGGCGCGATGAAGCCCACCGCGTACCTGATCAACACCGCGCGCGGCGAGATCGTCGACGAAAAGGCGCTGGTCGCGGCGCTCCAAACCGGGCGCATCGCGGGCGCCGGGCTCGACGTCTATACGCACGAACCCGCGGTCGACCCCGCGCTACTCGCGCTCCAGAATGTCGTGCTGCTCCCGCACCTCGGCTCGGCGACGATCGAGGGCCGCGAAGCCTCGGGCGAAAAGGTCATCGCCAACATCCGCGCCTGGTGCGACGGCCACCGTCCGCCCGATCAGGTGCTGGAGGGGTGGGCCTGA
- a CDS encoding SH3 domain-containing protein — translation MTSRKFAMILLSLAVVGPASAQSDPVPLPYWASISVDEARMRKGPSPDVPVIWEYRRKDLPVKVVARFETWRKIEDPDGTQGWMAARLLSRTRTAIVTGEIRPLREDASVSAGVAYRAEPGVVGRITDCKDGWCLFDVKGRKGWIQTDHIWGD, via the coding sequence ATGACCAGCCGTAAATTTGCGATGATATTACTCAGCCTTGCCGTGGTGGGACCGGCGTCGGCGCAATCCGATCCTGTCCCGCTACCCTATTGGGCGTCGATCAGCGTCGACGAGGCTCGGATGCGCAAGGGGCCGTCGCCTGACGTTCCGGTAATCTGGGAGTATCGGCGCAAGGACCTGCCGGTCAAAGTCGTCGCGCGCTTTGAAACCTGGCGCAAGATCGAGGATCCCGACGGAACGCAGGGCTGGATGGCGGCGCGTTTGCTCAGCCGCACGCGCACCGCGATCGTGACCGGCGAAATCCGCCCGCTTCGCGAAGACGCCAGCGTTTCGGCGGGGGTCGCCTATCGCGCCGAGCCCGGCGTCGTCGGCCGGATCACCGATTGCAAGGACGGCTGGTGCCTGTTCGACGTCAAGGGCCGCAAGGGCTGGATCCAGACCGACCATATCTGGGGCGACTGA
- a CDS encoding acetyl-CoA C-acyltransferase codes for MTATDPVVFLSYARTPMGSMQGSLSDASATDLGATAVKAAVERAGVSGDDIERIYMGCVLPAGLGQAPARQAAIKAGLPKSVQATTVNKVCGSGMQTVIMGAEALAAGSVDLIVAGGMESMTNAPYLLKKHRSGARIGHDTAYDHMFLDGLEDAYEAGRAMGTFAQDTADAYQLSRQAQDDYSIESLSRAKAAIADGAFANEITPVTISGRKGDVIVDTDEAPGKGMPDKIPTLKPAFAKDGTITAATSSSISDGAAAVVLTRQSVADAKGAKPVARLVAHAAHAQEPKDFTVAPVGAINKLLAKTGWSIGDVDLFEVNEAFACVAMFAMHDLGIPHEKINVHGGATALGHPIGASGTRIITTLIAALQRHGKTRGIASLCIGGGEATAVAVELV; via the coding sequence ATGACCGCCACCGATCCCGTCGTTTTCCTCTCCTACGCCCGCACCCCGATGGGCAGCATGCAGGGCAGCCTGTCGGACGCGAGCGCGACCGACCTCGGCGCGACCGCGGTGAAGGCAGCGGTCGAGCGCGCGGGCGTGTCGGGCGACGATATCGAGCGCATTTACATGGGCTGCGTGCTTCCCGCCGGGCTTGGCCAGGCGCCGGCGCGCCAGGCTGCGATTAAGGCGGGCCTGCCCAAGTCGGTGCAGGCCACGACCGTCAACAAAGTGTGCGGTTCGGGCATGCAGACCGTGATCATGGGCGCCGAAGCGCTCGCCGCGGGCAGCGTCGACCTGATCGTCGCGGGCGGCATGGAATCGATGACCAACGCCCCCTATCTGCTCAAGAAGCATCGTTCGGGCGCGCGCATCGGTCACGACACCGCTTATGACCACATGTTCCTCGACGGCCTGGAAGACGCCTACGAAGCCGGCCGCGCGATGGGCACCTTTGCGCAGGACACCGCCGATGCGTACCAGCTCTCGCGTCAGGCGCAGGACGATTATTCGATCGAATCGCTGAGCCGGGCCAAGGCCGCGATCGCCGACGGCGCCTTCGCCAACGAAATCACGCCGGTCACGATTTCGGGCCGCAAGGGCGATGTCATCGTCGATACCGACGAAGCCCCCGGCAAGGGCATGCCCGACAAAATCCCGACCCTGAAGCCCGCCTTTGCCAAGGACGGCACGATCACCGCCGCCACCAGTTCGTCGATTTCGGACGGCGCCGCCGCGGTCGTTCTCACCCGCCAGTCGGTCGCCGACGCCAAGGGCGCGAAGCCCGTCGCCCGCCTCGTCGCGCACGCCGCGCACGCGCAGGAGCCGAAGGACTTCACCGTCGCCCCCGTCGGCGCGATCAACAAGCTGCTCGCCAAGACCGGCTGGTCGATCGGCGACGTCGACCTGTTCGAAGTCAACGAAGCCTTTGCCTGCGTCGCGATGTTCGCGATGCACGACCTCGGCATCCCGCACGAAAAGATCAACGTCCACGGCGGCGCGACTGCGCTCGGCCACCCGATCGGTGCCAGCGGCACGCGCATCATCACGACGCTGATCGCGGCGCTCCAGCGTCACGGGAAGACGCGCGGCATCGCCAGCCTGTGCATCGGCGGCGGCGAAGCGACCGCGGTCGCGGTCGAGCTGGTCTAA
- a CDS encoding DUF3108 domain-containing protein: protein MRTPVILLGFLLTGLAPVPIVLAQNPAATASDELLAVGQTLPRFDRLRPGTSRYLRYAVRGDRRTIVDLWSRTIAFDPDPVTGERRLHITQIWEGIGQSERRLDSWFENETFRPLSHRTRFIDATTTAVAGVLFTPGHVRGDAAVTDNRLAALDVATLTGTFNFETDIEMMTTLPWREGYAARIPFYHPGGGAPQAYGISVTGAEPVAFGGRQVECWVVTLDYGRGATGRFWVAKDSQAVLKVEQRTPGQPTLYKVLLPSE, encoded by the coding sequence ATGCGAACTCCCGTCATCCTGCTCGGCTTTCTTCTGACAGGGCTGGCTCCCGTCCCTATCGTCCTGGCCCAGAATCCGGCCGCAACGGCATCGGACGAATTGCTCGCGGTAGGCCAGACCCTGCCCCGCTTCGATCGGCTGCGCCCGGGAACCTCGCGCTATCTTCGCTACGCCGTGCGCGGTGACCGGCGGACGATCGTCGACCTCTGGAGCCGGACGATCGCGTTCGATCCCGACCCGGTGACCGGCGAACGGCGGCTCCACATCACGCAGATCTGGGAGGGTATCGGCCAATCCGAACGGCGGCTCGATAGCTGGTTCGAGAATGAAACCTTCCGCCCGCTCTCGCATCGGACCCGGTTCATCGACGCCACCACGACCGCCGTTGCCGGCGTATTGTTCACGCCCGGGCATGTGCGCGGGGACGCGGCCGTCACCGACAACCGCCTTGCCGCGCTCGACGTCGCCACGCTGACAGGGACGTTCAACTTCGAGACCGACATCGAGATGATGACCACGCTGCCCTGGCGCGAGGGCTATGCGGCGCGCATCCCCTTCTATCACCCCGGCGGCGGGGCGCCGCAAGCCTATGGCATCAGCGTCACCGGCGCCGAACCGGTCGCGTTCGGTGGGCGTCAGGTTGAGTGCTGGGTCGTGACGCTCGACTATGGTCGCGGCGCAACCGGCCGATTCTGGGTTGCCAAGGACAGCCAGGCGGTGCTCAAGGTCGAGCAGCGCACACCCGGCCAGCCTACGCTCTACAAGGTGCTGCTTCCGTCCGAATGA
- a CDS encoding coniferyl aldehyde dehydrogenase, with protein MATVASEIDGETQRMHEVLAAQKASFTAAMPESLSVRTDRIDRAIALLVDNKEEFAKAVSEDFGHRSREQTLMTDIMPSVSALKHAKKHMASWSKGEKRKPTFPLGLLGAKAEVVYQPKGVVGIVAPWNFPVGMVFVPMAGVLAAGNRAMIKPSEFTENVSALMARLVPDYFDESEMAVFTGDADVGVAFSKLAFDHMIFTGATSVGRHIMRAAADNLVPVTLELGGKSPTFIGRSANKDLVGQRVALGKMMNAGQICLAPDYLLVAEDQEGDVIDSVTKGATALYPTLLSNDDYTSVVNTRNYDRLQSYLADAREKGAEVIEVNPGAEDFASSNGHKMPLHIVRNPTDDMKVMQEEIFGPILPVKTYKHIDDAIDYVNANDRPLGLYYFGQDKSEEDRVLTRTISGGVTVNDVLFHNAMEDLPFGGVGPSGMGNYHGVDGFRTFSHARAVYRQPKLDVAGLAGFKPPYGKATAKTLAKELKK; from the coding sequence ATGGCGACGGTCGCAAGCGAAATTGATGGTGAAACCCAGCGCATGCACGAGGTGCTCGCAGCGCAGAAGGCGAGCTTTACCGCGGCGATGCCCGAAAGCCTGAGCGTCCGCACCGACCGCATCGACCGCGCGATCGCGCTGCTCGTCGATAATAAGGAAGAATTCGCCAAGGCGGTGAGCGAGGATTTCGGTCATCGCAGCCGCGAACAGACGCTGATGACCGACATCATGCCCTCGGTCAGCGCATTGAAGCATGCGAAGAAACATATGGCGAGCTGGTCGAAGGGCGAGAAGCGCAAACCGACTTTCCCGCTCGGCCTGCTCGGCGCGAAGGCTGAGGTCGTCTATCAGCCGAAGGGCGTCGTCGGCATCGTGGCGCCATGGAATTTCCCGGTCGGCATGGTGTTCGTACCGATGGCGGGGGTGCTCGCGGCGGGCAATCGCGCGATGATCAAGCCGTCGGAGTTCACCGAAAATGTCTCGGCGCTGATGGCGCGGCTGGTGCCCGATTATTTCGACGAAAGCGAAATGGCGGTCTTCACCGGCGATGCCGACGTCGGGGTCGCTTTCTCGAAACTCGCCTTCGACCATATGATTTTCACCGGCGCGACCAGCGTCGGGCGCCACATCATGCGCGCTGCGGCGGATAATCTGGTGCCCGTGACGCTCGAGCTTGGCGGCAAGTCGCCGACCTTCATCGGGCGCAGCGCGAACAAGGATCTGGTCGGCCAGCGCGTCGCGCTCGGCAAGATGATGAACGCGGGGCAGATCTGCCTCGCGCCCGATTATCTGCTCGTTGCCGAGGATCAGGAAGGCGATGTGATCGACAGCGTCACCAAGGGCGCGACCGCACTGTATCCGACGCTGCTCTCCAACGACGATTACACGTCGGTGGTGAACACGCGCAATTACGACCGGCTGCAAAGCTATCTGGCCGATGCGCGCGAAAAGGGCGCCGAGGTGATCGAGGTCAATCCCGGGGCTGAGGATTTCGCGAGCTCGAACGGCCACAAGATGCCGCTCCATATCGTGCGCAACCCGACCGACGACATGAAGGTGATGCAGGAGGAAATCTTCGGTCCGATCCTGCCGGTGAAGACGTACAAGCATATCGATGACGCGATCGATTATGTGAACGCGAACGACCGCCCGCTCGGCCTCTATTATTTCGGCCAGGACAAGAGTGAGGAGGACCGCGTGCTGACGCGGACGATCTCGGGCGGGGTGACCGTCAACGACGTCCTGTTCCACAATGCGATGGAGGATCTGCCGTTCGGCGGGGTCGGGCCGTCGGGCATGGGCAATTATCACGGCGTCGACGGTTTCCGCACCTTCAGCCACGCGCG